The Vidua chalybeata isolate OUT-0048 chromosome 17, bVidCha1 merged haplotype, whole genome shotgun sequence genome has a segment encoding these proteins:
- the ADNP gene encoding activity-dependent neuroprotector homeobox protein isoform X2 has translation MEYCMLGTSAFHKVQQQLMMPRKAFLSQKEKQARARERDMLKKRRRRQDYLKRSVEPQKNTETIKWHRDDEKRRENEQVKDKDIKKRWRQDERERRKNVDAMNWHREEEKRENERETMFQLPVNNLGSLRKARKTVKKILSDIGLEYCKEHIEDFKQFEPNDFYLKNTTWEDVGLWDPSLTKNQDYRTKPFCCSACPFSSKFFSAYKSHFRNVHSEDFENRILLNCPYCTFNADKKTLETHIKIFHAPNANTPSGGISTFKDKNKHESLKPKQADSVEQAVYYCKKCTYRDPLYEIVRKHIYREHFQHVAAPYVAKGGEKSLNGAVPLSSSAREEGGIHCKRCLFMPKSYEALVQHVIEDHERIGYQVTAMIGHTNVVVPRSKPLMLIAPKPQDKKPMGLPQRMGALSAGSVRSLSSQQMMNRLTIPKPTLNSAGVNMMSNVHLQQNNYGVKSVPPSYVGQPGGRLSLSGNAPVSLSQQSQSMKQFSASGNGRPYTLGGEQRSQASARYSLQSANSSSLSSAQLKQTSLSQSQAASRALGQSGSKSPVAATGPSAVNTSSTQKWKICTICNELFPENVYSVHFEKEHKAEKVPAVANYIMKIHNFTSKCLYCNRYLPTDTLLNHMLIHGLSCPYCRSTFNDVEKMAAHMRMVHVDEEMGPKTDSTLTFDLTLQQGSHTNIHLLVTTYNLRDAPAESVAYHAQNTPPVPPKPQPKIQEKSDVPVKSSPQAAVPYKKDVGKTLCPLCFSILKGPISDALAHHLRERHQVIQTVHPVEKKLTYKCIHCLGVYTSNMTASTITLHLVHCRGVGKTQNGQDKGTSSRLGQSPSAAPVKRAYEHMEFPLMKKRKMDDDDSPSAFEEKPEEPVVLALDPKGHEDDSYEARKTFLTKYFNKQPYPTRREIEKLAASLWLWKSDIASHFSNKRKKCVRDCEKYKPGVLLGFNMKELNKVKHEMDFDAEWLFENHDEKNSRINVSKTVDKKINLEKDNDSSSDSYENLEEEYGESRSPFGQHVSDVGGKPSSDSTVQNPQDSLAKEIMEENTLQPPEKAEQKQEESSKYEEMIAAEEPTKLVGDVSDSEGDQDDQDDAVEWKDGASQSESGPGSQQVSDFEDNALEVKPEVWTDESSQSEDAGSSKPTVEAKGGGSESDEEQSKWKNRSYGKVEGFWSKDQSQWKNTSELEESLASEQMEWQSSTMDSEDGEGFGAVGAEPMHGSLPGVELSSQQA, from the exons aTGGAGTATTGCATGCTGGGAACAAGTGCTTTCCATAAG GTACAGCAGCAGCTCATGATGCCCCgtaaagcttttctttcccagaaagaaaagcaggctCGTGCCAGGGAAAGGGATATGttaaaaaagaggaggaggcGACAAGACTATCTCAAAAGAAGCGTGGAGCcgcagaaaaatacagaaacaataaaatggCACAGGGATGAtgagaagaggagagaaaatgagcaAGTTAAGGACAAAGATATCAAGAAGCGGTGGAGACAGGATGAGAGAGAACGACGAAAGAATGTGGACGCTATGAATTGGcacagggaagaggagaagagggaaaatgagCGAG AAACTATGTTCCAACTTCCTGTCAACAACCTTGGCAGTTTAAGAAAGGCCCggaaaactgtgaaaaaaatacttagtGACATTGGTTTGGAATACTGTAAAGAACATATAGAA gattTTAAGCAGTTTGAACCTAATgacttttatttgaaaaacacTACATGGGAGGATGTGGGACTGTGGGACCCATCGCTTACAAAAAACCAG GACTATCggacaaagcccttttgctgCAGTGCATGTCCCTTCTCCTCGAAGTTCTTTTCAGCCTACAAAAGCCACTTCCGGAATGTTCACAGCGAAGACTTTGAGAACAGGATCCTGCTCAACTGCCCCTACTGTACCTTCAACGCGGACAAAAAGACTTTGGAAACGCACATTAAAATATTCCATGCTCCCAATGCCAATACACCGAGTGGAGGCATCAGCACtttcaaagataaaaacaaacacGAGAGCCTTAAACCCAAGCAGGCTGACAGTGTGGAACAAGCTGTTTATTACTGTAAGAAGTGCACTTACCGTGACCCGCTCTACGAAATCGTTCGAAAGCACATTTACAGGGAACATTTTCAGCACGTTGCTGCTCCTTACGTAGCCAAGGGAGGCGAAAAGTCCCTCAATGGTGCGGTTCCGTTGAGCTCCAGTGCCCGAGAGGAGGGGGGTATCCACTGCAAACGATGCCTTTTCATGCCGAAATCCTACGAAGCTTTAGTCCAGCACGTGATCGAAGACCACGAACGGATCGGATACCAGGTCACGGCAATGATAGGTCACACCAACGTAGTGGTTCCGAGATCCAAACCTTTGATGCTAATAGCTCCCAAACCCCAGGATAAAAAGCCTATGGGACTCCCTCAGAGGATGGGTGCCCTCTCTGCTGGCAGTGTCCGCTCGCTCTCGTCACAGCAGATGATGAACAGACTCACTATACCAAAGCCCACGTTAAATTCTGCGGGAGTCAATATGATGTCAAATGTTCACCTACAGCAGAACAATTACGGGGTTAAATCAGTCCCCCCCAGTTACGTTGGTCAGCCAGGGGGGAGGCTCAGCCTCAGTGGCAATGCACCTGTTTCTCTTTCCCAACAATCACAAAGCATGAAACAGTTTTCAGCGAGTGGCAATGGAAGGCCTTACACTctgggaggggagcagaggtCCCAGGCCTCAGCCAGGTACTCGCTGCAGTCTGCCAACTCCTCCTCGCTGTCCTCGGCGCAGCTCAAACAGACGTCGCTGTCGCAGTCCCAGGCAGCATCCAGAGCTCTGGGTCAGTCTGGCTCCAAATCCCCCGTGGCTGCTACAGGTCCTTCCGCTGTCAACACCTCGTCCACGCAGAAGTGGAAAATCTGTACAATCTGCAATGAGCTGTTCCCTGAAAATGTGTACAGTGTCCACTTTGAGAAGGAGCACAAGGCCGAGAAGGTGCCTGCGGTGGCCAACTACATCATGAAAATCCACAACTTCACGAGCAAATGTCTCTACTGTAACCGCTACCTGCCCACGGACACGCTGCTCAATCACATGCTGATCCACGGGCTGTCCTGCCCCTACTGCCGCTCCACCTTCAACGACGTGGAGAAGATGGCTGCCCACATGCGCATGGTGCACGTGGACGAGGAGATGGGACCTAAAACTGACTCCACCCTGACCTTTGATTTGACATTGCAGCAGGGCAGCCACACGAACATACACCTCCTTGTCACCACCTACAACCTGCGGGATGCTCCTGCCGAATCCGTAGCTTACCACGCTCAGAACACTCCCCCTGTCCCGCCAAAACCacagcccaaaatccaggaGAAATCTGACGTACCCGTCAAAAGTTCTCCACAAGCAGCAGTGCCCTACAAAAAAGACGTGGGGAAAACTCTGTGTCCTCTGTGCTTTTCAATCCTAAAAGGCCCCATCTCTGACGCGCTGGCACATCACCTCCGGGAGAGGCACCAGGTGATTCAGACGGTTCACCCCGTGGAGAAGAAGCTGACCTACAAGTGCATCCACTGCCTGGGCGTGTACACGAGCAACATGACGGCCTCCACCATAACGCTGCACCTGGTGCACTGCAGGGGCGTGGGCAAGACCCAGAACGGGCAGGACAAGGGGACATCGTCCCGGCTGGGCCAGTCCCCGTCGGCCGCGCCGGTGAAACGCGCCTACGAACACATGGAGTTCCCCCTgatgaagaagaggaagatgGACGACGATGACTCCCCCTCTGCCTTTGAGGAGAAGCCTGAAGAACCTGTAGTCCTAGCACTGGACCCCAAGGGTCACGAAGATGATTCATACGAAGccaggaaaacatttcttacaaaatatttcaataagCAGCCCTACCCCACTCGGAGGGAGATCGAAAAGCTGGCGGCCAGTTTGTGGCTCTGGAAATCTGACATTGCATCTCACTTCAgcaacaaaaggaagaaatgtgttAGGGATTGTGAAAAATACAAACCCggggtgctgctgggcttcAACATGAAAGAGCTGAACAAAGTCAAACACGAGATGGATTTTGATGCTGAATGGCTGTTTGAAAACCACGACGAGAAGAATTCCAGAATCAATGTCAGTAAGACTGTtgataaaaaaatcaacttAGAAAAAGACAATGACAGTTCCTCAGACAGCTACGAAAACCTAGAGGAGGAATACGGCGAAAGCCGCAGTCCCTTTGGCCAGCACGTCTCTGACGTGGGTGGGAAGCCCTCGTCCGACAGCACGGTGCAGAACCCCCAGGACAGCCTAGCCAAGGAAATCATGGAGGAAAACACGTTACAGCCTCCAGAGAAGGCTGAGCAAAAACAAGAGGAAAGCTCTAAATACGAAGAGATGATTGCTGCTGAAGAGCCAACAAAACTGGTAGGTGACGTTTCAGATAGCGAAGGTGATCAGGATGACCAGGATGATGCAGTGGAATGGAAAGATGGAGCTTCCCAGTCTGAAAGCGGGCCTGGCTCCCAGCAGGTTTCGGATTTTGAAGATAATGCCTTGGAGGTAAAACCAGAAGTGTGGACAGATGAATCTTCCCAAAGCGAAGATGCCGGGAGCAGTAAACCCACTGTGGAGGCCAAAGGGGGTGGATCTGAAAGTGATGAAGAACAGTCAAAGTGGAAGAATCGTTCCTATGGAAAAGTAGAAGGGTTTTGGTCCAAGGACCAGTCGCAATGGAAAAACACCTCCGAGCTGGAGGAGAGCCTGGCCAGCGAGCAGATGGAgtggcagagcagcacaatGGACAGCGAGGACGGCGAGGGCTTCGGGGCCGTGGGGGCCGAGCCCATGCACGGCAGCCTGCCCGGGGTGGAGCTCAGCAGCCAGCAGGCGTGA
- the ADNP gene encoding activity-dependent neuroprotector homeobox protein isoform X3: MMPRKAFLSQKEKQARARERDMLKKRRRRQDYLKRSVEPQKNTETIKWHRDDEKRRENEQVKDKDIKKRWRQDERERRKNVDAMNWHREEEKRENERETMFQLPVNNLGSLRKARKTVKKILSDIGLEYCKEHIEDFKQFEPNDFYLKNTTWEDVGLWDPSLTKNQDYRTKPFCCSACPFSSKFFSAYKSHFRNVHSEDFENRILLNCPYCTFNADKKTLETHIKIFHAPNANTPSGGISTFKDKNKHESLKPKQADSVEQAVYYCKKCTYRDPLYEIVRKHIYREHFQHVAAPYVAKGGEKSLNGAVPLSSSAREEGGIHCKRCLFMPKSYEALVQHVIEDHERIGYQVTAMIGHTNVVVPRSKPLMLIAPKPQDKKPMGLPQRMGALSAGSVRSLSSQQMMNRLTIPKPTLNSAGVNMMSNVHLQQNNYGVKSVPPSYVGQPGGRLSLSGNAPVSLSQQSQSMKQFSASGNGRPYTLGGEQRSQASARYSLQSANSSSLSSAQLKQTSLSQSQAASRALGQSGSKSPVAATGPSAVNTSSTQKWKICTICNELFPENVYSVHFEKEHKAEKVPAVANYIMKIHNFTSKCLYCNRYLPTDTLLNHMLIHGLSCPYCRSTFNDVEKMAAHMRMVHVDEEMGPKTDSTLTFDLTLQQGSHTNIHLLVTTYNLRDAPAESVAYHAQNTPPVPPKPQPKIQEKSDVPVKSSPQAAVPYKKDVGKTLCPLCFSILKGPISDALAHHLRERHQVIQTVHPVEKKLTYKCIHCLGVYTSNMTASTITLHLVHCRGVGKTQNGQDKGTSSRLGQSPSAAPVKRAYEHMEFPLMKKRKMDDDDSPSAFEEKPEEPVVLALDPKGHEDDSYEARKTFLTKYFNKQPYPTRREIEKLAASLWLWKSDIASHFSNKRKKCVRDCEKYKPGVLLGFNMKELNKVKHEMDFDAEWLFENHDEKNSRINVSKTVDKKINLEKDNDSSSDSYENLEEEYGESRSPFGQHVSDVGGKPSSDSTVQNPQDSLAKEIMEENTLQPPEKAEQKQEESSKYEEMIAAEEPTKLVGDVSDSEGDQDDQDDAVEWKDGASQSESGPGSQQVSDFEDNALEVKPEVWTDESSQSEDAGSSKPTVEAKGGGSESDEEQSKWKNRSYGKVEGFWSKDQSQWKNTSELEESLASEQMEWQSSTMDSEDGEGFGAVGAEPMHGSLPGVELSSQQA, encoded by the exons ATGATGCCCCgtaaagcttttctttcccagaaagaaaagcaggctCGTGCCAGGGAAAGGGATATGttaaaaaagaggaggaggcGACAAGACTATCTCAAAAGAAGCGTGGAGCcgcagaaaaatacagaaacaataaaatggCACAGGGATGAtgagaagaggagagaaaatgagcaAGTTAAGGACAAAGATATCAAGAAGCGGTGGAGACAGGATGAGAGAGAACGACGAAAGAATGTGGACGCTATGAATTGGcacagggaagaggagaagagggaaaatgagCGAG AAACTATGTTCCAACTTCCTGTCAACAACCTTGGCAGTTTAAGAAAGGCCCggaaaactgtgaaaaaaatacttagtGACATTGGTTTGGAATACTGTAAAGAACATATAGAA gattTTAAGCAGTTTGAACCTAATgacttttatttgaaaaacacTACATGGGAGGATGTGGGACTGTGGGACCCATCGCTTACAAAAAACCAG GACTATCggacaaagcccttttgctgCAGTGCATGTCCCTTCTCCTCGAAGTTCTTTTCAGCCTACAAAAGCCACTTCCGGAATGTTCACAGCGAAGACTTTGAGAACAGGATCCTGCTCAACTGCCCCTACTGTACCTTCAACGCGGACAAAAAGACTTTGGAAACGCACATTAAAATATTCCATGCTCCCAATGCCAATACACCGAGTGGAGGCATCAGCACtttcaaagataaaaacaaacacGAGAGCCTTAAACCCAAGCAGGCTGACAGTGTGGAACAAGCTGTTTATTACTGTAAGAAGTGCACTTACCGTGACCCGCTCTACGAAATCGTTCGAAAGCACATTTACAGGGAACATTTTCAGCACGTTGCTGCTCCTTACGTAGCCAAGGGAGGCGAAAAGTCCCTCAATGGTGCGGTTCCGTTGAGCTCCAGTGCCCGAGAGGAGGGGGGTATCCACTGCAAACGATGCCTTTTCATGCCGAAATCCTACGAAGCTTTAGTCCAGCACGTGATCGAAGACCACGAACGGATCGGATACCAGGTCACGGCAATGATAGGTCACACCAACGTAGTGGTTCCGAGATCCAAACCTTTGATGCTAATAGCTCCCAAACCCCAGGATAAAAAGCCTATGGGACTCCCTCAGAGGATGGGTGCCCTCTCTGCTGGCAGTGTCCGCTCGCTCTCGTCACAGCAGATGATGAACAGACTCACTATACCAAAGCCCACGTTAAATTCTGCGGGAGTCAATATGATGTCAAATGTTCACCTACAGCAGAACAATTACGGGGTTAAATCAGTCCCCCCCAGTTACGTTGGTCAGCCAGGGGGGAGGCTCAGCCTCAGTGGCAATGCACCTGTTTCTCTTTCCCAACAATCACAAAGCATGAAACAGTTTTCAGCGAGTGGCAATGGAAGGCCTTACACTctgggaggggagcagaggtCCCAGGCCTCAGCCAGGTACTCGCTGCAGTCTGCCAACTCCTCCTCGCTGTCCTCGGCGCAGCTCAAACAGACGTCGCTGTCGCAGTCCCAGGCAGCATCCAGAGCTCTGGGTCAGTCTGGCTCCAAATCCCCCGTGGCTGCTACAGGTCCTTCCGCTGTCAACACCTCGTCCACGCAGAAGTGGAAAATCTGTACAATCTGCAATGAGCTGTTCCCTGAAAATGTGTACAGTGTCCACTTTGAGAAGGAGCACAAGGCCGAGAAGGTGCCTGCGGTGGCCAACTACATCATGAAAATCCACAACTTCACGAGCAAATGTCTCTACTGTAACCGCTACCTGCCCACGGACACGCTGCTCAATCACATGCTGATCCACGGGCTGTCCTGCCCCTACTGCCGCTCCACCTTCAACGACGTGGAGAAGATGGCTGCCCACATGCGCATGGTGCACGTGGACGAGGAGATGGGACCTAAAACTGACTCCACCCTGACCTTTGATTTGACATTGCAGCAGGGCAGCCACACGAACATACACCTCCTTGTCACCACCTACAACCTGCGGGATGCTCCTGCCGAATCCGTAGCTTACCACGCTCAGAACACTCCCCCTGTCCCGCCAAAACCacagcccaaaatccaggaGAAATCTGACGTACCCGTCAAAAGTTCTCCACAAGCAGCAGTGCCCTACAAAAAAGACGTGGGGAAAACTCTGTGTCCTCTGTGCTTTTCAATCCTAAAAGGCCCCATCTCTGACGCGCTGGCACATCACCTCCGGGAGAGGCACCAGGTGATTCAGACGGTTCACCCCGTGGAGAAGAAGCTGACCTACAAGTGCATCCACTGCCTGGGCGTGTACACGAGCAACATGACGGCCTCCACCATAACGCTGCACCTGGTGCACTGCAGGGGCGTGGGCAAGACCCAGAACGGGCAGGACAAGGGGACATCGTCCCGGCTGGGCCAGTCCCCGTCGGCCGCGCCGGTGAAACGCGCCTACGAACACATGGAGTTCCCCCTgatgaagaagaggaagatgGACGACGATGACTCCCCCTCTGCCTTTGAGGAGAAGCCTGAAGAACCTGTAGTCCTAGCACTGGACCCCAAGGGTCACGAAGATGATTCATACGAAGccaggaaaacatttcttacaaaatatttcaataagCAGCCCTACCCCACTCGGAGGGAGATCGAAAAGCTGGCGGCCAGTTTGTGGCTCTGGAAATCTGACATTGCATCTCACTTCAgcaacaaaaggaagaaatgtgttAGGGATTGTGAAAAATACAAACCCggggtgctgctgggcttcAACATGAAAGAGCTGAACAAAGTCAAACACGAGATGGATTTTGATGCTGAATGGCTGTTTGAAAACCACGACGAGAAGAATTCCAGAATCAATGTCAGTAAGACTGTtgataaaaaaatcaacttAGAAAAAGACAATGACAGTTCCTCAGACAGCTACGAAAACCTAGAGGAGGAATACGGCGAAAGCCGCAGTCCCTTTGGCCAGCACGTCTCTGACGTGGGTGGGAAGCCCTCGTCCGACAGCACGGTGCAGAACCCCCAGGACAGCCTAGCCAAGGAAATCATGGAGGAAAACACGTTACAGCCTCCAGAGAAGGCTGAGCAAAAACAAGAGGAAAGCTCTAAATACGAAGAGATGATTGCTGCTGAAGAGCCAACAAAACTGGTAGGTGACGTTTCAGATAGCGAAGGTGATCAGGATGACCAGGATGATGCAGTGGAATGGAAAGATGGAGCTTCCCAGTCTGAAAGCGGGCCTGGCTCCCAGCAGGTTTCGGATTTTGAAGATAATGCCTTGGAGGTAAAACCAGAAGTGTGGACAGATGAATCTTCCCAAAGCGAAGATGCCGGGAGCAGTAAACCCACTGTGGAGGCCAAAGGGGGTGGATCTGAAAGTGATGAAGAACAGTCAAAGTGGAAGAATCGTTCCTATGGAAAAGTAGAAGGGTTTTGGTCCAAGGACCAGTCGCAATGGAAAAACACCTCCGAGCTGGAGGAGAGCCTGGCCAGCGAGCAGATGGAgtggcagagcagcacaatGGACAGCGAGGACGGCGAGGGCTTCGGGGCCGTGGGGGCCGAGCCCATGCACGGCAGCCTGCCCGGGGTGGAGCTCAGCAGCCAGCAGGCGTGA
- the ADNP gene encoding activity-dependent neuroprotector homeobox protein isoform X1 has protein sequence MSLRRPSTIHFGGKRWSIACWEQVLSIRNKKPKPQNTNPKKPSTPQECCQQKLQVQQQLMMPRKAFLSQKEKQARARERDMLKKRRRRQDYLKRSVEPQKNTETIKWHRDDEKRRENEQVKDKDIKKRWRQDERERRKNVDAMNWHREEEKRENERETMFQLPVNNLGSLRKARKTVKKILSDIGLEYCKEHIEDFKQFEPNDFYLKNTTWEDVGLWDPSLTKNQDYRTKPFCCSACPFSSKFFSAYKSHFRNVHSEDFENRILLNCPYCTFNADKKTLETHIKIFHAPNANTPSGGISTFKDKNKHESLKPKQADSVEQAVYYCKKCTYRDPLYEIVRKHIYREHFQHVAAPYVAKGGEKSLNGAVPLSSSAREEGGIHCKRCLFMPKSYEALVQHVIEDHERIGYQVTAMIGHTNVVVPRSKPLMLIAPKPQDKKPMGLPQRMGALSAGSVRSLSSQQMMNRLTIPKPTLNSAGVNMMSNVHLQQNNYGVKSVPPSYVGQPGGRLSLSGNAPVSLSQQSQSMKQFSASGNGRPYTLGGEQRSQASARYSLQSANSSSLSSAQLKQTSLSQSQAASRALGQSGSKSPVAATGPSAVNTSSTQKWKICTICNELFPENVYSVHFEKEHKAEKVPAVANYIMKIHNFTSKCLYCNRYLPTDTLLNHMLIHGLSCPYCRSTFNDVEKMAAHMRMVHVDEEMGPKTDSTLTFDLTLQQGSHTNIHLLVTTYNLRDAPAESVAYHAQNTPPVPPKPQPKIQEKSDVPVKSSPQAAVPYKKDVGKTLCPLCFSILKGPISDALAHHLRERHQVIQTVHPVEKKLTYKCIHCLGVYTSNMTASTITLHLVHCRGVGKTQNGQDKGTSSRLGQSPSAAPVKRAYEHMEFPLMKKRKMDDDDSPSAFEEKPEEPVVLALDPKGHEDDSYEARKTFLTKYFNKQPYPTRREIEKLAASLWLWKSDIASHFSNKRKKCVRDCEKYKPGVLLGFNMKELNKVKHEMDFDAEWLFENHDEKNSRINVSKTVDKKINLEKDNDSSSDSYENLEEEYGESRSPFGQHVSDVGGKPSSDSTVQNPQDSLAKEIMEENTLQPPEKAEQKQEESSKYEEMIAAEEPTKLVGDVSDSEGDQDDQDDAVEWKDGASQSESGPGSQQVSDFEDNALEVKPEVWTDESSQSEDAGSSKPTVEAKGGGSESDEEQSKWKNRSYGKVEGFWSKDQSQWKNTSELEESLASEQMEWQSSTMDSEDGEGFGAVGAEPMHGSLPGVELSSQQA, from the exons ATGAGTCTGAGACGCCCAAGCACCATTCATTTTGGAG gaaaaagaTGGAGTATTGCATGCTGGGAACAAGTGCTTTCCATAAG AAACAAAAAGCCCAAGCCTCAAAACACCAACCCCAAGAAGCCTTCCACTCCTCAGGAATGCTGTCAGCAGAAACTCCAA GTACAGCAGCAGCTCATGATGCCCCgtaaagcttttctttcccagaaagaaaagcaggctCGTGCCAGGGAAAGGGATATGttaaaaaagaggaggaggcGACAAGACTATCTCAAAAGAAGCGTGGAGCcgcagaaaaatacagaaacaataaaatggCACAGGGATGAtgagaagaggagagaaaatgagcaAGTTAAGGACAAAGATATCAAGAAGCGGTGGAGACAGGATGAGAGAGAACGACGAAAGAATGTGGACGCTATGAATTGGcacagggaagaggagaagagggaaaatgagCGAG AAACTATGTTCCAACTTCCTGTCAACAACCTTGGCAGTTTAAGAAAGGCCCggaaaactgtgaaaaaaatacttagtGACATTGGTTTGGAATACTGTAAAGAACATATAGAA gattTTAAGCAGTTTGAACCTAATgacttttatttgaaaaacacTACATGGGAGGATGTGGGACTGTGGGACCCATCGCTTACAAAAAACCAG GACTATCggacaaagcccttttgctgCAGTGCATGTCCCTTCTCCTCGAAGTTCTTTTCAGCCTACAAAAGCCACTTCCGGAATGTTCACAGCGAAGACTTTGAGAACAGGATCCTGCTCAACTGCCCCTACTGTACCTTCAACGCGGACAAAAAGACTTTGGAAACGCACATTAAAATATTCCATGCTCCCAATGCCAATACACCGAGTGGAGGCATCAGCACtttcaaagataaaaacaaacacGAGAGCCTTAAACCCAAGCAGGCTGACAGTGTGGAACAAGCTGTTTATTACTGTAAGAAGTGCACTTACCGTGACCCGCTCTACGAAATCGTTCGAAAGCACATTTACAGGGAACATTTTCAGCACGTTGCTGCTCCTTACGTAGCCAAGGGAGGCGAAAAGTCCCTCAATGGTGCGGTTCCGTTGAGCTCCAGTGCCCGAGAGGAGGGGGGTATCCACTGCAAACGATGCCTTTTCATGCCGAAATCCTACGAAGCTTTAGTCCAGCACGTGATCGAAGACCACGAACGGATCGGATACCAGGTCACGGCAATGATAGGTCACACCAACGTAGTGGTTCCGAGATCCAAACCTTTGATGCTAATAGCTCCCAAACCCCAGGATAAAAAGCCTATGGGACTCCCTCAGAGGATGGGTGCCCTCTCTGCTGGCAGTGTCCGCTCGCTCTCGTCACAGCAGATGATGAACAGACTCACTATACCAAAGCCCACGTTAAATTCTGCGGGAGTCAATATGATGTCAAATGTTCACCTACAGCAGAACAATTACGGGGTTAAATCAGTCCCCCCCAGTTACGTTGGTCAGCCAGGGGGGAGGCTCAGCCTCAGTGGCAATGCACCTGTTTCTCTTTCCCAACAATCACAAAGCATGAAACAGTTTTCAGCGAGTGGCAATGGAAGGCCTTACACTctgggaggggagcagaggtCCCAGGCCTCAGCCAGGTACTCGCTGCAGTCTGCCAACTCCTCCTCGCTGTCCTCGGCGCAGCTCAAACAGACGTCGCTGTCGCAGTCCCAGGCAGCATCCAGAGCTCTGGGTCAGTCTGGCTCCAAATCCCCCGTGGCTGCTACAGGTCCTTCCGCTGTCAACACCTCGTCCACGCAGAAGTGGAAAATCTGTACAATCTGCAATGAGCTGTTCCCTGAAAATGTGTACAGTGTCCACTTTGAGAAGGAGCACAAGGCCGAGAAGGTGCCTGCGGTGGCCAACTACATCATGAAAATCCACAACTTCACGAGCAAATGTCTCTACTGTAACCGCTACCTGCCCACGGACACGCTGCTCAATCACATGCTGATCCACGGGCTGTCCTGCCCCTACTGCCGCTCCACCTTCAACGACGTGGAGAAGATGGCTGCCCACATGCGCATGGTGCACGTGGACGAGGAGATGGGACCTAAAACTGACTCCACCCTGACCTTTGATTTGACATTGCAGCAGGGCAGCCACACGAACATACACCTCCTTGTCACCACCTACAACCTGCGGGATGCTCCTGCCGAATCCGTAGCTTACCACGCTCAGAACACTCCCCCTGTCCCGCCAAAACCacagcccaaaatccaggaGAAATCTGACGTACCCGTCAAAAGTTCTCCACAAGCAGCAGTGCCCTACAAAAAAGACGTGGGGAAAACTCTGTGTCCTCTGTGCTTTTCAATCCTAAAAGGCCCCATCTCTGACGCGCTGGCACATCACCTCCGGGAGAGGCACCAGGTGATTCAGACGGTTCACCCCGTGGAGAAGAAGCTGACCTACAAGTGCATCCACTGCCTGGGCGTGTACACGAGCAACATGACGGCCTCCACCATAACGCTGCACCTGGTGCACTGCAGGGGCGTGGGCAAGACCCAGAACGGGCAGGACAAGGGGACATCGTCCCGGCTGGGCCAGTCCCCGTCGGCCGCGCCGGTGAAACGCGCCTACGAACACATGGAGTTCCCCCTgatgaagaagaggaagatgGACGACGATGACTCCCCCTCTGCCTTTGAGGAGAAGCCTGAAGAACCTGTAGTCCTAGCACTGGACCCCAAGGGTCACGAAGATGATTCATACGAAGccaggaaaacatttcttacaaaatatttcaataagCAGCCCTACCCCACTCGGAGGGAGATCGAAAAGCTGGCGGCCAGTTTGTGGCTCTGGAAATCTGACATTGCATCTCACTTCAgcaacaaaaggaagaaatgtgttAGGGATTGTGAAAAATACAAACCCggggtgctgctgggcttcAACATGAAAGAGCTGAACAAAGTCAAACACGAGATGGATTTTGATGCTGAATGGCTGTTTGAAAACCACGACGAGAAGAATTCCAGAATCAATGTCAGTAAGACTGTtgataaaaaaatcaacttAGAAAAAGACAATGACAGTTCCTCAGACAGCTACGAAAACCTAGAGGAGGAATACGGCGAAAGCCGCAGTCCCTTTGGCCAGCACGTCTCTGACGTGGGTGGGAAGCCCTCGTCCGACAGCACGGTGCAGAACCCCCAGGACAGCCTAGCCAAGGAAATCATGGAGGAAAACACGTTACAGCCTCCAGAGAAGGCTGAGCAAAAACAAGAGGAAAGCTCTAAATACGAAGAGATGATTGCTGCTGAAGAGCCAACAAAACTGGTAGGTGACGTTTCAGATAGCGAAGGTGATCAGGATGACCAGGATGATGCAGTGGAATGGAAAGATGGAGCTTCCCAGTCTGAAAGCGGGCCTGGCTCCCAGCAGGTTTCGGATTTTGAAGATAATGCCTTGGAGGTAAAACCAGAAGTGTGGACAGATGAATCTTCCCAAAGCGAAGATGCCGGGAGCAGTAAACCCACTGTGGAGGCCAAAGGGGGTGGATCTGAAAGTGATGAAGAACAGTCAAAGTGGAAGAATCGTTCCTATGGAAAAGTAGAAGGGTTTTGGTCCAAGGACCAGTCGCAATGGAAAAACACCTCCGAGCTGGAGGAGAGCCTGGCCAGCGAGCAGATGGAgtggcagagcagcacaatGGACAGCGAGGACGGCGAGGGCTTCGGGGCCGTGGGGGCCGAGCCCATGCACGGCAGCCTGCCCGGGGTGGAGCTCAGCAGCCAGCAGGCGTGA